The sequence aagacgtgacgtctcgggtccgctcagccagtcagtgaaggaggcgggatctgagcggacttgaaacagatcccgcctcctacactgactggctgagcggacctgagacgtcacgtctctggcccgcatcagacaccaggaagcggccgggaaccgggcaccggagtgctctgatgcgggacccgctgctggaaccggagaggtgagtggacgtcttttccctcagccacctcatccccggtcccagcgaaaaagtgcccccccctggagtatccctttaatgttcTACAGAGATTAGGAGACCAATGAACAGGAGACTGAGCAATAGTTATTTTTTGCGTGTAACTCaacccaggggcatagctaggatttatggggccccatagcaaggaactgtacgcccccccccccccccccccccccttcctcttcgcACAACTAGTGCATATATATGTGATGTGGCTAAAAACTAAAATctcctgtggccagaggcagaatcctggctgcagctacaaaagtgactggcggagcagagagccaatggctgcttgttctgtcagtccactgtatttaactataatccCCCACGTaactataatgtttttttttttattgcagaaatccgtagtataagcgattttaagaaactctgtaataggtttcatcagccaaaaaagcctcccttgtactcaagaagcaatctcccagcctccccccctgacttcttatctgtggattatcaggcaaacacgtcttcattacagagaagccagtgaagactggctctgctctctccattgtaagcctatgaagggggggaggggctgagggagatgagggagcaggaagaggtgacatgaaggtcagctgtttgtagactgtctgggcacctaaaccgcaggattctggggtcagaaaggtcagtgcttatctatgaacttactgagagaagattgcagggtgttgtgctgtgcaggactgctccgtgctcagtcactcctaacagcccctcccctctccatagccacataatggagacagaaatcctgcttcatttgatgtgaggggggaggctgggagattgctttttcagtccagaaggaaactcttttaatttataaaacctattacagagtttcttaaaatcgcttgtactgttgatatttaatgttttaaaaaaaatggccctgaaataacagttacgctttaaatacataggtgcaggagtggactatcttctgcttaaccctttatgtattgcagtgtgtaagtgaccctatgttctcttacatgctgcaatacaaaaaagggttaaaaaggaagacaaggagatctctgcttcactgctcctgcactgtcaACCCCTGACATctggcacattttcctacttaatTGCAGCAGCCAAAGAACAGAGGTCACGGGTTATTAGAGCAGTGAAGCACAGATCTCCTTGTTCTCTGAATATTAACCCTTTTTATGTTGCAggatgtaagtgaacactgggtcacttgcaCACTGCAGTAGATAAGGGCTTAAGCAGAAGcacacaggagactcttatctttCTATGCatcccctggcccccctcccccacgggaacatagcagctgcctaccctgcctttatggtagctacgccactgattcaACCACAGATTGTTtggtcccagcatcctcttggtcagtctggtgaggcccaggcaacactttgctctgttgggtgagtctccagtagaaaaagtttgaggttACTATTCCGTTGTGATCGTGTGATTCTATAGGTAACTAGGGTGTTTTCATAGTGTGCTTCTTTAGGTTACTATGACGAGGTGATCGTGTGATTCTGAATGTTACTATGACAAGGTGATCGGGTGCTTCTTTAGGTTACTATGACGAGGTGATCGTGTGATTCTGTAGGTTACGGTGTCTTGATGACACGTCCACTGACGTGCCTGTTGTGGTGAAAGCAGCAATCCACTGTTCCTTTGCATCAGGTTTGATAATTCTCTTTCTGTAGGCTGCCCTGATGTACTTCTAATGCACTCATAATAGGATTCTGTACTCCACTGTATTACACCGGCCATGTCATTCTAGTGGTTGGGGAAAACACAGATCATGGGACATAGTGATGATTGGATTGTATAGGTTAGTGTGGTACAATGGTCGTCTTAGGCCGGGCTCACACTGAAGTCTCCTTTATGTTTAATGTAAATGATTTATCCTGTTAAAAAGAACTATATATGTTAAACGGATTCTGAAAACATCCATCTCCATTGACATATGTCAGTAAGTGCACTGCAGTGTATGTGTACCTGTGTGTCACACCCCAAATAACTAACACAAacccctttcttttttttctttttttttaaagctataaTGATTatggtttttaaaaaaacaactctaTGTATGAACCCTAAAGTGTTTTCctataaaaatcttaaagggaccctgtcacccggcattctgACGCAGAGCCCCCCCGACCTGGCAGCCCTGGAtatttaccctttcctgcaagtcccgctcctggacccagtccCCGGACGGAGATATGAACGCTGGAAGGTGAGcacgcgctgtatgctaattacatgagatgagtccgattcccatagagaatgactggagccatcattctctatgggcgtcggaatCATCTCTGGAGCGCGCGCGCACGGCTGCCGACAGCGATATCTCCGTTCCAGGAGCGGgccttgcagcaaagggtaagtatccagggctccaccggggggccgggcgggCTTGGCGTCAGAATGCCggataacaggttccctttaatggaagtaaatggctGTATTTTGAGGTGTGGGTCCATTTACATTAATGGCTTCAATGTGTTCAGTTAGCAACCACGTTCGGACCACTTGACATGGGTACACATTTATTTTGCGATACTCAATAGCAACATAGCATGTATATGCTGGAGGTGGCCTCAATGTAGCTACTAGATAACGAAGTTCAgtccgttaaaggggttatccagcaaaaatctccagtcttccagtacttatgagccactttatgtcctgcaggaaatgttgttgttttttcagtcacagtgctctttgctgacatctttgttcgagacaggaactgtccagagcagcagcaaattcccatagaaaacctcttctctggacatttcctattccagactgaaaggaaaacaacatttcctgcaggatatacagcagctgataagtcctggaagacttgatatttttaaataaaggtaaaatacaaatctttatcactttcttaaaccagctgatttggaagaaaaagatttttgctggataacccctttaaagtcaatgggcctTCTACCTGGGTTCTTTTTTAATGGGAATGTAAATCCGAGACATACAGCAATAATGCTATGTGTACCAAGCCTTGTACTTGTGCACTTCCAGGAACAGGGGGCGTATTAGTAGATGTAGCTGTAAAGTAGGTGCTGTATATGTTTTTTGCTGATTTCTTATGTGATGTCTTCTTGCAGAGATGTGGTATGGAGTGTTCCTGTGGGCTCTGGTTTCATCGCTTTTCTTTCACATCCCCGCGGGGCTGCTAGCTCTATTCACTCTTCGTCATCACAAATACGGAAGGTTCATGTCGGTGGGAATCCTACTGATGGGAATTCTGGGACCAATATCTGCAGGGATACTAACAAGTAGGTGACTGAATGCAATGAATTCATATTCTGAAGCCCTGCTTTCTTTTGTCATCAACCCTGTGACATTGCACATGTATGCATCTTcaggtctgcagcagatcctgtacatgtggatGGACCCTTAAAATGTATCAGCTATTCTGTATGGACAGATATCAGGCCAacgtcagtataaagtgtacagcTCTTACTGGAGCTGGATCGCATCTTCCATTTCTTTGCACATGTCCACTGGGAGTCGGCCTGGATTTTTGATCCGTGCTTTAGTTGTAGATGGAGATGTTCACATGAACTATTGGTGAGCTTATTGACTGTCCATTTTTCTGCACACTCACTCATTTGAGAGCGGCATACACCTTTAAAGGCCAGGTCTGGGCATTCATATATGTGGCATTACACACAATATACATTCAATAGCAGAATCCCTCTGGTTAGAAGCATTGTGCAGACATAAAGCCATGGTGAACTCAGAAGCTTGCTTCACACTATTGTATGACAGTGGCTGGCCTGCTACATATAAGCACATTTCCATCTGCCATTTGTGGTTAGATAAGGATTCTCCTTGAGGAGGGTGCCAAAGGGCATGTGGAGATTTTTAGACATTTTCTAAGGATTCTAAAAAGAGTCATACGGTCCCTAGTAGATAACACAAGAGAGCAAGCACTTTCCTTTCTAatggtgggttcacattacgCATTCCA is a genomic window of Dendropsophus ebraccatus isolate aDenEbr1 chromosome 4, aDenEbr1.pat, whole genome shotgun sequence containing:
- the TMEM170A gene encoding transmembrane protein 170A isoform X2 encodes the protein MWYGVFLWALVSSLFFHIPAGLLALFTLRHHKYGRFMSVGILLMGILGPISAGILTSAAIAGVYKAAAKEMIPFEALVLGVGQTFCVLVVSFMRILATL